Proteins found in one Lachancea thermotolerans CBS 6340 chromosome C complete sequence genomic segment:
- the EHD3 gene encoding mitochondrial 37S ribosomal protein mS47 (weakly similar to uniprot|P28817 YDR036C Saccharomyces cerevisiae EHD3 Protein of unconfirmed function plays an indirect role in endocytic membrane trafficking member of a family of enoyl-CoA hydratase/isomerases): protein MLRSSLRCHQIKRFMSEQVKFGSKGVSRVVTLSRPEKLNALSDQMCRKMIPTLQEYAKSETNNIVVIGSANAPRSLCSGGDVATVALQNIAGKRDLSLEFFRNEYSLNLLLATYNKPVVVLMDGITMGGGVGLATHVPFRIATENTRWCMPEMDIGFFPDVGTTFSLPQLTTVGGTKGQLALYLCLTGDLLSGIDVYMAGLASHYVPSHNLVDLQARLGELPVTNSEEMWQITGNAIEEFSVGIPEDYNFKYSNAQLDVIESCFDIGHGWKGINTALEKVVNSSSASPEEKEFARLTLQKLGTKSPVSVQVAIEQFRRNSQTDVESALKQDLVTASNMCEDPASEFSQATKHKLVDKSKSAFPWTKTSLTLEELSRLVSPRASASVSLQKFDKAVTWKKYPYHSQFMLPTEQNFKDYITGNDNSGRSLAANQAEVVKYFSQYNSSSKGKTGIEYLCNLVCSRKCTVGDAGELRWNN, encoded by the coding sequence ATGCTCAGGTCATCACTCAGGTGCCATCAGATCAAGAGGTTCATGTCTGAGCAGGTAAAGTTCGGATCCAAGGGCGTTTCACGCGTGGTAACGCTGTCGAGGcctgaaaagctcaatgcGCTCTCTGACCAGATGTGCCGGAAGATGATACCGACCCTTCAAGAGTATGCGAAAAGCGAAACAAACAACATTGTGGTCATCGGCTCTGCAAACGCTCCCAGGTCGCTGTGTTCTGGAGGAGACGTGGCTACCGTCGCCTTGCAGAATATCGCGGGGAAGCGCGACCTCTCGCTTGAGTTTTTCCGCAATGAATACTCCTTAAACCTGCTCTTGGCAACTTACAACAAGCCAGTGGTCGTATTGATGGATGGTATCACTATGGGCGGAGGCGTTGGCTTGGCCACACATGTACCGTTCCGGATTGCGACCGAGAACACTCGTTGGTGCATGCCTGAAATGGACATCGGATTCTTTCCTGACGTCGGTACTACGTTCTCACTTCCTCAACTAACAACTGTTGGAGGCACCAAAGGCCAGCTAGCGCTTTATTTATGCCTCACAGGCGATCTTTTGAGCGGCATCGACGTGTACATGGCTGGGTTAGCGTCTCATTATGTGCCAAGTCACAACCTTGTGGATCTCCAGGCGAGACTGGGAGAGCTTCCGGTCACCAACTCCGAGGAAATGTGGCAAATAACAGGCAATGCCATTGAGGAGTTTTCTGTTGGCATTCCTGAGGACTACAACTTCAAGTACTCTAATGCCCAGCTAGACGTGATTGAAAGTTGCTTTGATATTGGGCATGGTTGGAAGGGAATTAACACTGCCCTTGAGAAGGTTGTGAACTCCAGCTCTGCGTCGCCCGAAGAAAAGGAATTCGCGCGCTTAACTTTGCAGAAACTTGGTACAAAGAGCCCCGTTTCAGTCCAGGTTGCTATTGAGCAGTTCCGCAGAAATTCTCAGACAGATGTCGAGTCTGCCTTGAAGCAAGACCTGGTCACAGCTTCTAATATGTGCGAGGACCCAGCTTCCGAATTCTCCCAGGCTACTAAGCACAAACTTGTTGATAAGAGCAAATCTGCATTTCCTTGGACAAAAACATCTTTGACCcttgaagagctctcaCGTTTAGTATCTCCCCGTGCATCCGCATCTGTGTCACTCCAGAAGTTTGACAAGGCAGTCACCTGGAAGAAGTACCCCTACCACTCTCAATTTATGCTTCCAACTGagcaaaacttcaaagactATATCACAGGAAATGATAATTCTGGAAGGTCACTAGCTGCGAACCAGGCGGAAGTTGTGAAGTACTTCTCGCAGTATAACTCATCCTCCAAAGGAAAGACGGGGATTGAATATTTGTGCAACCTGGTCTGCTCCAGGAAATGTACTGTTGGTGATGCTGGTGAGCTGCGCTGGAACAACTAA
- the UBP14 gene encoding ubiquitin-specific protease UBP14 (weakly similar to uniprot|P38237 YBR058C Saccharomyces cerevisiae UBP14 Ubiquitin-specific protease that specifically disassembles unanchored ubiquitin chains), translating into MSELEEFGLLQIPSVIHKDDCGYCFESMYNDDQMASHALNVCLTCFQSFCDTHIPVHQSVAKNDFNDKHDFLLKVSKIRKPEQKQPIEKKLKLEITEKSEDDTYESLWWLTKGAVIIADYRTQGLNSSVTTKVTEILNARSSNFQNMTQAWQLEVKPCVHVENLEVPNDNPQTVANRCTDCKLGSNLWMCLHCGNVGCGRQQVGIEGHSHALKHFESNPGHPLAVKLGSLSNSAADIYCYSCDDEVQFADTKKWIQLLLYWGIDIQSRVAQEKTLLELQVEQNMNWDFQMVDAEGHELRHLEGSKKYGYGLQNLGNSCYLNSVLQVLLNGDLSRWSLEGLGDFPGDVLYVSSNLRCQLIKMRNALKNEPEKYPHGVKPTTFKHCIGGTHEEFSSGRQQDALEFFSYFVDLLDKKVFEKSSSNPNDLMKFSLQDRIECTKCHGVKYTSQVSDYLQVLLSDSEEPQDLLANLAQNFQGDEVEFKCPTCNETTKANKSCGFRTFPEILVASCSRIKLVNWVPVKTSQEVLVPGTQAADTAILELGQFKSNGFDPDNETLLEKGEPAGFEPKANCIIQLTEMGFSENAAVRALYHSGNSSAEVAANWLFQHMDDADLNDPFIVPSAPSKAAEVNPQALENMAAMGLNPELCRKALIINQGNVSASVEWVFNNLDYCDSSIQESTVDEDDKEYGITDKDKANYRLKAVVCHKGASVHSGHYVAFIKKQVENEVKWVLYNDEKIVVADSPTNIEEIKKNGYIYFFDRS; encoded by the coding sequence ATgtcagagcttgaagagtttGGCTTATTGCAGATCCCTTCTGTTATCCACAAAGATGACTGTGGTTattgctttgaaagcatgTACAACGATGATCAGATGGCATCGCACGCCTTAAATGTGTGCTTAACGTGCTTCCAGAGCTTCTGCGATACGCATATACCTGTTCACCAGTCTGTAGCCAAAAACGATTTCAATGACAAGCACGACTTCCTACTGAAGGTAAGCAAAATCAGGAAACCAGAACAGAAGCAGCCCATTgagaagaaattgaagctAGAAATTACAGAAAAGTCTGAAGATGATACCTATGAATCGCTTTGGTGGCTCACCAAAGGTGCAGTAATAATCGCGGACTATCGAACTCAGGGCCTTAATTCTTCGGTAACAACAAAAGTCACAGAGATACTGAATGCTCGATCCAgcaactttcaaaatatgACCCAGGCTTGGCAACTAGAAGTCAAACCCTGTGTTCATGTTGAGAACCTTGAGGTCCCAAATGATAATCCTCAAACCGTCGCCAACAGGTGCACAGATTGTAAGTTAGGAAGTAATCTTTGGATGTGTCTTCACTGCGGCAACGTCGGATGCGGCAGACAGCAGGTGGGCATTGAAGGACATTCTCACGCGCTCAAACACTTTGAAAGTAACCCAGGACATCCATTGGCAGTAAAATTGGGTTCTTTGAGTAACTCAGCAGCCGACATTTATTGCTACTCCTGTGATGATGAGGTCCAATTCGCCGACACAAAAAAGTGGATTCAACTACTTTTGTATTGGGGCATCGACATCCAGAGCCGGGtggctcaagaaaaaacctTGCTTGAGCTGCAGGTTGAGCAAAATATGAACTGGGACTTTCAAATGGTTGATGCTGAAGGCCATGAGCTGCGCCACTTAGAGGGATCGAAGAAATATGGGTATGGTCTGCAAAATTTGGGGAATTCGTGTTATTTGAATTCAGTTCTGCAGGTCCTTCTTAATGGCGATTTATCTAGGTGGTCGCTGGAAGGCCTTGGCGACTTTCCTGGTGATGTTCTCTATGTTTCCAGTAACCTGAGATGTCAACTGATTAAAATGAgaaatgctttgaaaaacgagCCTGAGAAATATCCGCACGGTGTTAAACCCACAACTTTTAAGCACTGTATTGGTGGGACACATGAAGAGTTCAGCTCTGGGAGGCAACAGGATGCGCTTGAGTTCTTTTCTTATTTTGTCGATCTACTAGACAAAAAGGTGTTCGAGAAATCTTCATCGAATCCGAATGATCTCATGAAATTTTCACTTCAGGATAGGATTGAGTGTACCAAGTGCCATGGTGTGAAGTACACAAGCCAGGTTTCTGACTACTTGCAAGTTCTCCTTTCAGATTCCGAGGAGCCTCAGGATTTACTGGCCAATCTTGCACAGAACTTTCAGGGCGATGAGGTTGAATTCAAATGTCCCACCTGCAATGAGACCACGAAAGCCAATAAATCTTGCGGGTTCCGCACTTTCCCAGAGATTTTAGTGGCGAGCTGTAGTAGAATAAAGCTTGTGAACTGGGTTCCTGTGAAAACatctcaagaagttttagTGCCAGGAACACAAGCTGCAGACACCGCGATATTGGAACTTGGCCAATTCAAGTCCAATGGATTCGATCCAGATAATGAGACACTCCTTGAAAAGGGCGAACCCGCTGGGTTTGAGCCTAAAGCGAACTGCATTATTCAACTTACGGAGATGGGGTTTTCGGAAAATGCTGCAGTCAGAGCTTTGTATCACAGCGGTAACAGCAGCGCAGAAGTTGCTGCCAACTGGCTTTTCCAACACATGGACGATGCAGACCTGAATGATCCTTTTATTGTACCAAGTGCGCCCTCAAAAGCAGCTGAGGTTAACCCACAAGCGCTTGAGAACATGGCTGCTATGGGCCTGAACCCGGAACTGTGCCGGAAAGCTCTCATCATTAACCAAGGCAACGTTAGCGCTAGTGTCGAATGggttttcaacaacctTGATTACTGCGACAGTAGCATTCAAGAGTCGACAGTAGATGAGGATGACAAAGAATATGGGATTACTGACAAAGACAAAGCCAATTACAGACTTAAGGCAGTGGTCTGCCATAAGGGAGCGTCGGTTCATTCCGGACACTATGTGgcatttatcaaaaaacaagTCGAAAACGAAGTCAAATGGGTTCTTTATAACGACGAAAAGATCGTTGTTGCGGATAGCCCTACAAATATCGAagaaatcaagaagaacgGCTACATTTACTTCTTCGATCGCTCTTAG
- the MUM2 gene encoding Mum2p (weakly similar to uniprot|P38236 YBR057C Saccharomyces cerevisiae MUM2 Cytoplasmic protein essential for meiotic DNA replication and sporulation) has translation MNSSDWNSMQGFQEKGLEASLAGLALSQNALFIGGDGDKRMIGANNRNQESITAYNNTIFPPQGGIALVPRHPNTLHQGPAGGSNGNIGGNGGSRDNFYWNMEHRDLNVGRENTAGNMTANSIMDSTVNTKESAYNTTVGSNHWQQETVESMQLELQLKETQIESLETEIQSLKRIFNQGLSARQEQDSRVSSASQKGRTVEMPVSLESIFHKMSSVIAAKDKELEETSRRLESIVTAIALNPSNSVTKLGRYDEEALAHKMVVRLETLTKENQDMAKMLGYGRSKEQHIELELIKRENQELKRKLSQVERKALKD, from the coding sequence ATGAACTCTTCCGATTGGAACTCGATGCAAgggtttcaagaaaaagggcTCGAAGCTTCTCTCGCTGGTCTGGCTCTGTCTCAAAATGCCCTTTTCATCGGTGGCGATGGAGATAAACGTATGATAGGTGCCAATAACAGAAACCAAGAATCTATTACCGCATATAATAATACCATATTCCCGCCACAAGGCGGCATAGCATTGGTTCCCCGACACCCTAACACGCTTCATCAGGGGCCTGCAGGTGGCAGCAATGGCAATATTGGTGGCAATGGTGGGAGTCGCGATAACTTTTATTGGAATATGGAGCATAGGGATTTGAATGTGGGGCGCGAGAATACTGCGGGGAATATGACTGCGAATAGCATAATGGATAGCACCGTCAACACTAAGGAATCTGCCTATAATACCACAGTGGGCTCGAACCACTGGCAACAAGAAACTGTCGAGTCTATGCAATTAGAGTTACAGCTGAAGGAGACCCAAATTGAGTCACTAGAAACCGAGATACAGAGTCTAAAACGCATTTTCAACCAAGGACTTTCTGCCAGACAAGAACAGGATAGCAGGGTTTCCTCGGCATCCCAGAAGGGTCGCACTGTCGAGATGCCGGTGAGCTTAGAGTCCATTTTTCATAAGATGTCATCTGTAATTGCGGCAAAGGACAAAGAGTTAGAGGAGACAAGTAGAAGACTTGAAAGCATTGTCACCGCAATAGCATTGAACCCCTCAAATAGTGTTACAAAGCTCGGTCGCTACGATGAAGAGGCGCTAGCTCACAAAATGGTTGTAAGGTTGGAAACACTGACTAAGGAAAACCAAGACATGGCCAAAATGTTAGGATACGGAAGGTCAAAGGAGCAACACATTGAACTAGAGCTtatcaaaagagaaaatcaagagctcaagagGAAACTTTCCCAGGTTGAGCGCAAAGCCCTTAAGGACTAG